The Streptomyces aurantiacus genome includes a region encoding these proteins:
- a CDS encoding transporter substrate-binding domain-containing protein, with translation MSSKTRVYVAVAAFCAIVAVGLTLAVSSGSDDQDETFLGKERISVGMHNDLPGISYEENYRRSGLDQLLFEQIREGLGIKSASPSNVSSEGRIPALEKGEVDMVIAAFSITPERMKQVDFVGPYATTRQGFLVGPASTVRELKDLRGKTVCSWEGTTSDAALQEFEREGIQTQTLVDASDCIEALERGQVQAVSTDQMILYGFARHHVKDGLRVVPGVTIGAPQHYGIGLPKGHRKDCLELREFVKRYVESSDWIKDMETSLPDIPAREPGWISDYKPSDESIDARSCRDKPSA, from the coding sequence GTGAGCTCGAAGACCCGTGTGTACGTGGCCGTGGCGGCGTTCTGCGCCATCGTCGCGGTCGGCCTGACGCTCGCCGTCAGTTCCGGCTCGGACGACCAGGACGAGACGTTCCTCGGCAAGGAGCGCATCAGCGTCGGCATGCACAACGACCTGCCCGGCATCTCCTACGAGGAGAACTACCGCCGCTCAGGCCTCGACCAGCTGCTGTTCGAGCAGATCAGGGAAGGACTGGGCATCAAGTCCGCGTCCCCGTCGAACGTGTCCTCCGAGGGGCGCATCCCGGCGTTGGAGAAGGGCGAGGTCGACATGGTGATCGCCGCGTTTTCCATTACGCCCGAGCGCATGAAGCAGGTCGATTTCGTGGGGCCGTACGCCACCACCCGGCAGGGATTCCTGGTCGGGCCCGCGTCGACCGTCCGCGAACTGAAGGACCTCAGGGGCAAGACCGTGTGCTCCTGGGAGGGCACCACGTCCGACGCGGCCCTCCAGGAGTTCGAACGCGAGGGCATCCAGACCCAGACGCTCGTCGACGCCTCCGACTGCATCGAGGCTCTCGAACGCGGCCAGGTGCAGGCGGTCTCGACCGACCAGATGATCCTCTACGGCTTCGCGCGCCACCACGTGAAGGACGGGCTGCGGGTCGTGCCAGGCGTCACCATCGGAGCCCCGCAGCACTACGGGATCGGCCTGCCGAAGGGGCACCGCAAGGACTGCCTCGAACTGCGCGAGTTCGTGAAGCGCTATGTCGAGAGCAGCGACTGGATCAAGGACATGGAGACGTCGCTGCCGGACATCCCCGCCAGGGAACCGGGCTGGATCAGCGACTACAAGCCGAGTGACGAGTCCATCGACGCGCGCTCCTGCCGGGACAAGCCGAGCGCCTGA